Sequence from the Saccharopolyspora pogona genome:
TCGGTCCGGACGAGCTGCTGATCGCCGCCAAGATCGGCCTCGCCCCATCGTTGTCGGTGCGGGAGGTGGCCGCCGAGATCGACGGCGCCGAGGAGCGGATCAGGGCGAAGGTGCCCGCGGCGCGCCTCATCTACCTCGAACCGGACTTGGAACGGGGCCGGGCTACGACCGGGTGACCCCCATCTGCATGATGGGGGCGCATCACGAAGCGTTAACGAATCGGGTGCCGGACTCAAGTCAGCGAGTACCGATCGAGAGATTCCGGGGTTAAGGTGCGATCCACAATTTGGGATTACTGAGGGAGGCGACAGTGCCAGGCACTGGGCTGTGGCGAACCAAGTCGGTCGAACAATCCATTCTGGATACCGACGAACCGGACACCAAGCTACGAAAGAACCTCGGCACCTGGGACCTGATCGTCTTCGGCGTGTCCGTGGTCATCGGTGCCGGCATCTTCACCCTCGCCGCGAGAACGGCAGGCGATGTCACTGGTCCTTCGGTGTCACTCGCGTTCGTGCTCGCGGCGATCGCCTGCGGGTTGGCGGCGCTGTGCTACGCCGAGTTCGCTTCCACCGTTCCGGTCGCGGGCAGCGCGTACACGTACTCCTACGCCACGTTCGGCGAGTTCATCGCCTGGATCATCGGCTGGGACCTGATCCTGGAGTTCGCCGTCGCGGCGGCCGCGGTGGCCAAGGGCTGGTCGATCTACCTGGAGCAGGTGCTCAAGCTGATCGGCCTCGAGGTGCCCACGGTGCTGCCGCTCGGGCCGCTGCAGTTCGACTGGGGCGCCGTGCTGCTCACGGTGGTGCTGTGCACCCTGCTGGCCCTCGGCACGAAGCTGTCGGCCCGCGTCAGCCTGGTCATCACGCTGATCAAGGTGGCCGTGGTGCTGCTGGTCATCGTGGTCGGCCTGGCCTACGTCAACGCGTCGAACTACAGCCCGTTCATCCCGCCGGCGCAGGCCGCCGCCGAGGACAGCCCGAAGCTGGAGCAGTCCCTGCTGTCGTTGATCCTCGGCGGCGAGACCAGCACCTACGGTGTCTTCGGCCTGCTGGCCGCGGCCTCGCTGGTGTTCTTCGCCTTCATCGGCTTCGACATCGTGGCCACCACTGCTGAGGAGACTCGCAACCCGCAGAAGATGGCGCCGCGTGGCATCCTCGGCAGCCTGGCGATCGTCACCGTGCTCTACGTCGCGGTCGCGATGGTGGTCACCGGCATGGTGCCCTACTCCGACCTGGCCACCGCCGAGGACGGCACCCGTGCCACGCTGGCCACGGCGTTCGCCCAGCACGGCATCAACTGGGCGGCGGCGATCATCTCGGTCGGCGCCCTGGCCGGTCTGACCACGGTCGTCATGGTGCTGCTGCTGGGGCAGACCCGCGTGCTGTTCGCGATGTCCCGCGACGGCCTGGTGCCGCGCGGCCTGGCCAAGACCGACCCGAAGACGGGCACCCCGGTCCGGGCGACCGTGCTGGTCGGTGCGGTCGTGGTCGTCGCGTCCGGCTTCTTCCCGGCGGACAAGCTGGAAGAGATGGTCAACGTCGGCACGCTGTTCGCCTTCGTGCTCGTCTCGCTCGGCGTGATCGTGCTCCGCAGGACCCGGCCCGACCTGCCGCGCGGCTTCCGCACCCCGCTGGTGCCGTTCGTGCCGATCCTGGCGATCATCGCCTGCATCTGGCTGATGCTGAACCTGACCGCGCTGACCTGGGTCCGGTTCGTGGTCTGGATGGCCGTCGGCGTGGTGGTCTACTTCCTGTACGGCCGCACCCACTCGCGGCTGGGCCAGCGCCAGGCCGACGAGGTGGCCGCAGGTGGCGCAGTGCCCCGCGACGTGGAGTCGACCGAGTAGTCCGGTGACGCGCTGATCGATCGAAGCGGCGCCGCCTCATGAGGGCGGCGCCGCTTTTTGCATCCTCATTCGAACAAATGTTCACCTGGCTGAGTGATGATCTCCCGGACTCGGGCCTGGATTATGGGATGCATGACATCGAAATCAGCTGTGACTAGGAACGTTCACCCCGCCGCGCGCTCGTCCAGCAGAGCGGAGGGATCTGGGTGGCGGAGCGGCGCAGGAGGCCCTGATGGCTGCTTCGCGTGCGCCGACTTCGTGCGTGATGCGAGGTCTTCGGGTGGACCGCCGCCGAGTTGGTCCATGCCTGGCGGAGGCGGCCCTCCGCCAGGCATGGAGCGTGGTGTGCTGTCGTGGTGGCCCCTCGGACCCCCGACGTCCGGTGGTCGGCCGCCCGACGCCGCTCAGCGATCGGAGGAGCGCAGCGGCATGCCGCGTTCCCACGGGGCGGTGCGGCCGCGGGGTTCGGTGATCTCCGGTAGCACCGACGGCTCCGGTCGGGGCTTCGCATCCTGCTGCCGCGGCACCGCTGCGGTGGCCCGCTCCCGCTCGTCGACCCGAGCCGTCTCCGTCTCCTCGTCGTCGACCGGTTTGCGGGCCAATTCCTCGACGGTCTCGCCGAGGGACCCGCCGTCACCGCCCTGCGCCATCAGGTGAGGTGCCTTCGGCGTGATCGCCGGGGCCTGTGTCGTGGCCGGGGTCTGTGCCGGGGTCGGGGTCTGCGGTCGCAGCGGCAGCGCGGCCCCGCGGACCGGGGTTTCCAGGCCTGCGGCCATCGCGACGGCGCGGTCCCATTCCGGGTCGCCGCTGTAGTCGGCGTGCCCGAGCACGCCGGGAACCCAGCGGCGGCAGGAGAACGGGCCGCGCTGCGGGTCCGGGAGCCAGTGGTCGCCACCGAGCACCAGGGCGCCGGTCGGTCCGCGAGTGGCGGCTGGCAGCGGCCCCTCGGTGCCGTCGGCCCGGAGCCCGACCCCGATCAGCATGCCGTCGTATACCTGCCGGTTCCAGGTGGTCACCGCGCCGCCGATCGGGTCGGTGCCGCGGCACAGCGAGCGCCAGCGACCGCCGAGCGCGCGGGCGAGGTCGCGTAGCGACGCGTGCGGCACCACGCCGGGGAACGCGCGCGGGTAAGCCCACTGGAGCTGGGAGCCCGCGGTCACCAGCCCGACCCGTTCGCGGTCGGCCTCGGGCAGCGACTCCAGCAGCCGGGCGGTCGCGACGGCCGCGAGCAGGCTGCCCTGGCTGTGCCCGACGAGCACCACGCGGGTGTTCGGGTCGGCGAGGTGCACGGTTGCGCGGGCGGCGAGTTCGGGGATTACCTTCAGCGCGTAGCACGGTGGCACCACGGGATGCGCCTCGCGCGGCCAGAACAGGGCCAGATCGCAGAGCACGCCGAGGTAGCGGGCCGTGTCGCGCTTGGTGGCGGCCAGATACACCATCCGCAGCAACCCGACGGCGAGCGTCGCGAGCGCGGCGACCCCCACTCCGACCAGCCAGCCGGACCAGGCGAAGCCCGGCAGTTCAGCGACCCGCGCCACCAGGGCCAACGCGGCGCTGACCGCCAGCACCCCAGCGATCACGAGGAGGACG
This genomic interval carries:
- a CDS encoding amino acid permease, which produces MPGTGLWRTKSVEQSILDTDEPDTKLRKNLGTWDLIVFGVSVVIGAGIFTLAARTAGDVTGPSVSLAFVLAAIACGLAALCYAEFASTVPVAGSAYTYSYATFGEFIAWIIGWDLILEFAVAAAAVAKGWSIYLEQVLKLIGLEVPTVLPLGPLQFDWGAVLLTVVLCTLLALGTKLSARVSLVITLIKVAVVLLVIVVGLAYVNASNYSPFIPPAQAAAEDSPKLEQSLLSLILGGETSTYGVFGLLAAASLVFFAFIGFDIVATTAEETRNPQKMAPRGILGSLAIVTVLYVAVAMVVTGMVPYSDLATAEDGTRATLATAFAQHGINWAAAIISVGALAGLTTVVMVLLLGQTRVLFAMSRDGLVPRGLAKTDPKTGTPVRATVLVGAVVVVASGFFPADKLEEMVNVGTLFAFVLVSLGVIVLRRTRPDLPRGFRTPLVPFVPILAIIACIWLMLNLTALTWVRFVVWMAVGVVVYFLYGRTHSRLGQRQADEVAAGGAVPRDVESTE